In one Lycium barbarum isolate Lr01 chromosome 7, ASM1917538v2, whole genome shotgun sequence genomic region, the following are encoded:
- the LOC132602617 gene encoding ATP-dependent DNA helicase PIF1-like: MRLCSGEVSRSEAEQIANFDKWLLQIGNGSVYDDRKNELIKLPPDVRLNLSNDPIGSIVEAVYPSIRQKYNDPAYLKERAILTPKNEMVHELNGTIMKMIPGEGRTYFSSDNVFKASVNTNDEEILYPTEFLNNLRFPSNPNHDIHLKVGTPVMLLRNLNQTEGLCNGTRLIVMHLGMWSVTANIISGKNIGSRVTITRIIMSPNESKWPFKLKRRQLPLAPCYAMKINKSRGQSLNQVGLYLPKQIFTHGQLYVAVSRATTRAGLTILNADDDTGDPAFIKNIVYKEVFQNVCPRLAENEITMHTNDDA, from the exons ATGCGACTCTGCAGTGGTGAAGTAAGTCGGTCCGAGGCTGAACAAATTGCTAATTTCGACAAATGGTTGTTACAGATTGGAAATGGGTCGGTTTACGATGATAGAAAGAATGAGCTTATTAAACTCCCTCCGGATGTACGCCTCAATTTGTCTAATGATCCCATCGGTTCAATTGTTGAGGCAGTTTATCCGTCCATCCGGCAGAAGTACAACGACCCAGCATATTTAAAAGAAAGAGCAATATTGACACCAAAAAATGAAATGGTCCATGAGTTGAACGGGACAATTATGAAAATGATACCAGGTGAAGGAAGAACATATTTTAGCTCGGACAATGTATTCAAAGCAAGCGTGAATACAAATGATGAAGAAATTTTGTACCCAACCGAATTTCTTAACAACTTAAGATTCCCTAGCAATCCTAACCATGACATACACTTAAAAGTAGGTACTCCGGTTATGCTGCTTAGAAATCTAAACCAAACTGAAGGCCTATGCAATGGAACAAGATTGATTGTGATGCATCTTGGTATGTGGTCTGTCACTGCCAACATCATTTCAGGGAAGAACATTGGCTCGAGAGTAACAATTACAAGAATTATTATGTCTCCAAATGAATCAAAATGGCCATTCAAGCTTAAGAGACGTCAGCTTCCTTTAGCACCCTGTTACGCTATGAAAATCAATAAAAGCCGAGGACAATCTCTTAACCAAGTCGGATTGTATCTTCCAAAACAGATATTCACCCATGGACAATTATATGTGGCTGTCTCCCGAGCAACAACAAGAGCAGGATTAACAATACTGAATGCTGACGATGACACGGGCGACCCCGCATTCATTAAAAATATTGTTTACAAAGAAGTTTTCCAGAATGTATGTCCAAGACTTGCCGAAAACGAG ATAACTATGCATACAAATGACGATGCATAA